One genomic segment of Mauremys mutica isolate MM-2020 ecotype Southern chromosome 10, ASM2049712v1, whole genome shotgun sequence includes these proteins:
- the RPRM gene encoding protein reprimo — MRRSGLVFGATCSALLPPAPPAMNASLGNQTEAAGLFFANSSDALERALRCCTQASVVTDNGFVVTGPDERSLYIMRVVQIAVMCVLSLTVVFGIFFLGCNLLIKSEGMINFLVKDRRPSKEVEAVVVGPY; from the coding sequence ATGAGGCGCTCCGGGCTGGTCTTCGGGGCCACCTGTTCCGCTCTCCTCCCGCCCGCGCCCCCGGCCATGAACGCCTCGCTGGGCAATCAGACCGAGGCGGCGGGGCTCTTCTTCGCCAACAGCAGCGACGCCCTGGAGCGGGCCCTGCGCTGCTGCACCCAGGCCTCCGTGGTGACCGACAACGGCTTCGTGGTGACCGGCCCGGACGAGAGGAGCCTCTACATCATGCGGGTGGTGCAGATCGCGGTCATGTGCGTCCTCTCGCTCACCGTGGTCTTCGGCATCTTCTTCCTGGGCTGCAACCTGCTCATCAAGTCCGAGGGGATGATCAACTTCTTGGTGAAGGACCGGAGACCGTCCAAAGAGGTGGAGGCGGTGGTGGTCGGGCCCTACTGA